A DNA window from Gillisia sp. Hel1_33_143 contains the following coding sequences:
- the rpsS gene encoding 30S ribosomal protein S19, with translation MARSLKKGPYVHYKLDKKISQNVESGKKAVIKTWSRASMITPDFVGQTIAVHNGKQFVPVYVTENMVGHKLGEFSPTRSFRGHVGAKNKGKR, from the coding sequence ATGGCACGTTCATTAAAAAAGGGACCTTACGTTCACTATAAGTTAGATAAAAAGATTTCTCAAAACGTAGAATCTGGTAAAAAAGCAGTTATCAAGACATGGTCTAGAGCTTCTATGATTACACCAGATTTCGTTGGGCAAACTATTGCAGTTCATAACGGAAAACAATTTGTTCCTGTTTATGTTACTGAAAATATGGTAGGTCATAAATTAGGAGAGTTCTCACCAACAAGATCTTTTAGAGGTCACGTAGGTGCGAAAAACAAAGGTAAAAGATAA
- the rplV gene encoding 50S ribosomal protein L22, whose translation MGVRKREKAEQTKEAKKQIAFAKLNNCPSSPRKMRLVADLVRGEQVERALHILKFSSKDASRKLEKLLLSAIANWQAKNEDASIEDAELFVKEIRVDGGSMLKRLRPAPQGRAHRIRKRSNHVTLVLGDNNNTQS comes from the coding sequence ATGGGAGTTCGTAAAAGAGAAAAAGCAGAGCAAACTAAGGAAGCTAAAAAGCAGATAGCATTTGCAAAACTGAATAACTGCCCTAGTTCGCCAAGAAAAATGCGACTAGTTGCAGATTTAGTACGAGGTGAACAAGTAGAGAGAGCGCTTCATATTTTAAAATTTAGCTCTAAGGATGCATCTCGCAAATTAGAAAAGTTATTACTTTCTGCGATTGCTAACTGGCAAGCTAAAAATGAAGATGCAAGTATCGAAGATGCTGAATTATTCGTAAAAGAAATACGCGTAGACGGTGGAAGTATGTTGAAGAGACTTCGTCCTGCCCCACAAGGTCGCGCTCACAGAATTAGAAAACGTTCCAACCACGTTACATTAGTGCTTGGAGACAACAATAATACACAAAGCTAA
- the rpsC gene encoding 30S ribosomal protein S3, producing the protein MGQKTNPIGNRLGIIRGWESNWYGGNDYGDKLAEDDKIRKYIHARLSKASVSRVIIERTLKLVTVTITTARPGIIIGKGGQEVDKLKEELKKITDKEVQINIFEIKRPELDAHLVASSVARQIENRISYRRAIKMAIAAAMRMNAEGIKIQISGRLNGAEMARSEGYKDGRIPLSTFRADIDYALVEAHTTYGRLGVKVWIMKGEVYGKRELSPLVGMAKKQGGKTGGAARGGNNKSRRRK; encoded by the coding sequence ATGGGACAGAAAACAAATCCAATCGGGAATCGCCTTGGTATCATTAGAGGATGGGAATCCAACTGGTACGGAGGAAATGACTACGGCGATAAATTAGCCGAAGACGATAAGATTAGAAAATACATCCATGCTCGTTTATCAAAAGCGAGTGTATCTAGAGTGATCATTGAGCGTACTCTAAAACTTGTAACCGTTACTATCACTACTGCTAGACCTGGTATCATTATCGGGAAAGGTGGACAAGAGGTAGACAAGTTAAAAGAAGAGCTTAAGAAGATCACAGACAAGGAAGTTCAAATCAACATCTTTGAAATTAAAAGACCTGAGTTGGATGCGCATTTAGTAGCTTCTAGTGTTGCAAGACAAATTGAGAATCGTATCTCTTACCGTCGTGCAATTAAGATGGCTATTGCTGCAGCAATGAGAATGAATGCTGAAGGTATCAAAATTCAAATCTCTGGTAGATTGAATGGTGCTGAAATGGCTCGTTCAGAAGGTTATAAAGATGGAAGAATTCCATTGTCAACTTTTAGAGCCGATATTGATTATGCTTTAGTTGAGGCGCACACTACTTATGGTAGATTGGGTGTTAAAGTGTGGATCATGAAAGGTGAGGTTTACGGTAAAAGAGAACTTTCACCGCTTGTTGGCATGGCTAAGAAGCAAGGTGGAAAAACCGGAGGAGCCGCACGAGGTGGTAACAACAAATCACGTCGTAGAAAGTAA
- the rplP gene encoding 50S ribosomal protein L16 produces the protein MLQPKRTKYRKMQKGRMKGVSQRGHRLSNGTFGIKSLDSNFLTARQIEAARIAATRYMKREGSLWIKIFPDKPITKKPLEVRMGKGKGAVEYWAAVVKPGRILFEIGGVPYDVAKEALRLAAQKLPVKTKFIVARDFEA, from the coding sequence ATGTTACAGCCTAAAAGAACAAAATATCGCAAAATGCAAAAGGGCCGTATGAAAGGTGTTTCTCAAAGAGGACACAGACTTTCAAACGGTACATTTGGGATTAAGTCATTAGACTCAAATTTCCTTACTGCACGTCAAATTGAAGCAGCGCGTATTGCCGCGACTCGTTATATGAAAAGAGAAGGTTCATTGTGGATTAAAATATTTCCAGATAAGCCTATTACAAAGAAACCTCTTGAAGTACGTATGGGTAAAGGTAAAGGTGCCGTAGAATATTGGGCAGCAGTTGTAAAACCAGGAAGAATCCTTTTCGAAATAGGAGGGGTACCTTACGATGTTGCAAAAGAGGCGTTACGTCTTGCAGCTCAAAAGCTTCCGGTTAAAACTAAGTTTATTGTAGCTAGAGATTTCGAAGCTTAA
- the rpmC gene encoding 50S ribosomal protein L29 — MKQSEVRELSVAELQEELGKTRKAYADLKMAHAVSPLENPIQLRTVRRSIARLATELTKREQQ, encoded by the coding sequence ATGAAACAATCAGAAGTAAGAGAATTATCTGTAGCTGAATTACAAGAAGAACTTGGTAAAACAAGAAAGGCATATGCAGATTTAAAAATGGCTCACGCAGTATCGCCATTAGAGAACCCAATACAGTTACGTACTGTAAGAAGATCTATAGCGAGATTAGCTACGGAGTTAACTAAAAGAGAACAACAATAA
- the rpsQ gene encoding 30S ribosomal protein S17 encodes MEKRNLRKERIGVVTSNKMQKSIVVAEVKKVKHPMYGKFVLKTKKYVAHDETNDCNIGDTVKIMETRPLSKSKCWRLVEIIERAK; translated from the coding sequence ATGGAAAAAAGAAATTTAAGAAAAGAACGTATAGGTGTAGTTACCAGTAATAAAATGCAGAAATCCATAGTGGTTGCTGAAGTTAAAAAGGTAAAACACCCTATGTATGGAAAGTTCGTTTTAAAAACGAAGAAATACGTAGCACACGACGAGACAAATGACTGCAACATTGGAGATACAGTAAAAATAATGGAAACACGTCCATTGAGTAAATCTAAATGTTGGAGATTAGTAGAAATTATAGAAAGAGCTAAATAA
- the rplN gene encoding 50S ribosomal protein L14: protein MVQQESRLKVADNTGAKEVLTIRVLGGTKRRYASVGDKIVVSVKEATPNGNIKKGAVSTAVVVRTKKEVRRPDGSYIRFDDNACVLLNPAGEMRGTRVFGPVARELRDKQFMKIVSLAPEVL from the coding sequence ATGGTACAACAAGAGTCTAGATTAAAAGTAGCAGACAATACCGGGGCAAAAGAAGTTTTGACCATTCGTGTATTAGGGGGTACAAAAAGAAGATACGCTTCTGTTGGAGACAAAATAGTTGTCAGTGTAAAAGAAGCTACACCTAATGGAAACATTAAAAAAGGTGCAGTTTCTACGGCAGTTGTTGTTCGTACCAAAAAAGAAGTGCGTAGACCAGACGGATCATATATCCGTTTTGATGATAACGCATGTGTTCTTTTGAATCCGGCTGGAGAAATGCGCGGTACTCGTGTATTTGGACCAGTAGCAAGAGAACTTCGTGATAAACAATTCATGAAGATTGTATCATTAGCACCAGAGGTGCTTTAA
- the rplX gene encoding 50S ribosomal protein L24: MTKLKIKSGDTVRVNAGDHKGQEGKVQKVLREKNKAIVEGVNMVSKHEKPSASNPQGGIVKKEAPVHISNLSLVDKKGDTTRVGYRTEDGKKVRFSKKSNEVI; this comes from the coding sequence ATGACAAAGCTTAAAATAAAATCTGGAGATACCGTAAGAGTGAATGCTGGAGACCATAAAGGTCAAGAAGGTAAAGTTCAGAAGGTTCTTCGTGAGAAAAATAAAGCAATTGTGGAAGGTGTTAATATGGTTTCTAAACATGAGAAGCCAAGCGCATCTAATCCACAAGGAGGAATAGTAAAAAAGGAAGCACCAGTTCATATTTCTAATTTATCTCTAGTAGATAAAAAAGGAGACACTACACGTGTAGGTTATAGAACGGAAGATGGTAAGAAGGTGAGATTTTCCAAAAAATCTAATGAAGTAATATAG
- the rplE gene encoding 50S ribosomal protein L5, protein MAYVPRLKQEYRDKIISSLTEEFSYSNVMQVPKLQKIVLSRGVGAAVADKKLIDHAVDELTAITGQKAVSTMSKKDVASFKLRKGMPIGAKVTLRGDRMYEFLDRLITSALPRVRDFSGIKATGFDGRGNYNLGITEQIIFPEIDIDKVNRISGMDITFVTSAPTDKEAKSLLTELGLPFKKN, encoded by the coding sequence ATGGCATACGTACCAAGACTTAAACAAGAATATAGAGATAAAATTATCTCTTCTCTTACAGAAGAATTCAGTTACTCTAACGTAATGCAGGTTCCAAAACTACAAAAGATAGTTTTAAGCCGCGGAGTTGGAGCAGCTGTAGCAGACAAAAAATTGATCGATCATGCAGTTGATGAACTAACTGCAATTACCGGTCAAAAAGCCGTATCTACAATGTCTAAGAAAGATGTTGCTTCATTTAAATTACGTAAAGGGATGCCAATTGGTGCCAAAGTTACGTTACGTGGAGATAGAATGTATGAATTCTTAGATCGTTTAATCACTTCAGCGCTACCTCGTGTACGTGACTTTAGTGGTATTAAAGCTACTGGTTTTGATGGTAGAGGAAATTACAATTTAGGTATTACAGAGCAAATTATATTCCCTGAGATCGATATCGATAAGGTGAATAGAATTAGCGGTATGGATATTACCTTTGTAACTTCTGCTCCTACAGATAAAGAAGCAAAATCATTGTTAACTGAACTAGGATTACCTTTTAAAAAGAATTAA
- the rpsN gene encoding 30S ribosomal protein S14 has translation MAKESMKAREVKRQETVKKYAEKREALKAAGDFEGLQKLPKNASPVRLHNRCKLTGRPKGYMRQFGVSRVMFREMANQGLIPGVRKASW, from the coding sequence ATGGCTAAAGAATCAATGAAAGCCCGTGAGGTGAAGAGACAAGAAACGGTAAAGAAATATGCTGAAAAACGTGAGGCTTTAAAAGCAGCTGGCGATTTTGAAGGTTTACAGAAATTACCAAAGAATGCCTCTCCAGTTCGTTTGCACAACCGTTGTAAATTAACCGGAAGACCTAAAGGGTATATGAGACAATTTGGTGTTTCTCGTGTTATGTTCAGAGAAATGGCAAATCAGGGATTAATTCCAGGTGTAAGAAAAGCAAGTTGGTAA
- the rpsH gene encoding 30S ribosomal protein S8 — translation MTTDPIADYLTRIRNAVAANHRVVEIPASNLKKEITKILFDQGYILSYKFEDNSTQGIIKIALKYDKLTKEPVIKEIQRISKPGLRKYAGANELPRILNGLGVAIVSTSHGVMTGKQAKAEKVGGEVLCYVY, via the coding sequence ATGACTACAGATCCTATTGCAGATTATTTAACAAGAATTAGAAACGCCGTAGCTGCCAACCACCGTGTTGTTGAGATACCGGCTTCTAATCTTAAAAAGGAGATCACTAAAATATTATTCGATCAAGGATATATTCTTAGTTACAAATTTGAAGATAATTCCACACAAGGAATTATTAAAATAGCTCTTAAGTATGACAAATTAACTAAAGAGCCAGTAATAAAAGAAATTCAACGAATAAGTAAACCCGGTTTACGTAAGTATGCTGGAGCTAACGAGCTACCTAGAATCTTAAACGGTCTTGGAGTTGCTATTGTTTCTACTTCTCACGGAGTAATGACAGGGAAGCAAGCCAAAGCTGAAAAAGTTGGTGGTGAAGTGTTGTGTTACGTTTACTAA
- the rplF gene encoding 50S ribosomal protein L6, producing the protein MSRIGKSPITIPDGVTVDVKDGIVTVKGKLGELKQEFSDIEIKIEDGVITFERFSDKKDQKSKHGLYRALVNNMIEGVSNGFSKQLELVGVGYRASNQGNKLDLAIGFSHNIVFEVAPEVTVETVSDKGKNPIVKLTSHDKQLVGQIASKIRSFRAPEPYKGKGIKFVGEQLRRKAGKSA; encoded by the coding sequence ATGTCAAGAATAGGTAAAAGCCCAATCACAATTCCAGATGGCGTTACAGTAGACGTAAAGGACGGGATAGTGACGGTTAAAGGAAAATTAGGAGAGTTAAAACAAGAATTTAGCGATATCGAGATCAAGATCGAAGATGGAGTTATTACATTCGAGCGTTTCTCTGACAAGAAAGACCAGAAATCAAAACACGGTTTATACCGTGCGTTGGTAAATAATATGATTGAAGGAGTTTCAAATGGCTTTAGTAAGCAATTGGAATTGGTAGGTGTAGGTTATCGTGCATCTAACCAGGGAAATAAATTGGATTTAGCAATTGGATTCTCTCACAATATTGTATTTGAAGTGGCTCCAGAGGTTACTGTGGAAACAGTTTCAGATAAGGGTAAAAACCCAATCGTGAAATTAACTTCACATGATAAGCAATTGGTAGGCCAGATAGCATCTAAAATTCGTTCCTTCAGAGCTCCAGAGCCTTACAAAGGAAAAGGAATTAAGTTTGTAGGAGAACAATTAAGAAGAAAAGCAGGTAAATCAGCTTAA
- the rplR gene encoding 50S ribosomal protein L18, translated as MAFSKQDRRNKIKKRIRKDITGTQSRPRLAVFRSNKEIYAQIVDDVEGKTLVAASSRDKDVSSAEGNKIDKATLVGKSLAERALKAGIETISFDRGGYLYHGRVKSLADGAREGGLKF; from the coding sequence ATGGCATTTTCAAAACAAGATAGAAGAAATAAGATTAAGAAGAGGATTCGTAAGGACATTACGGGTACCCAAAGTCGTCCAAGATTGGCAGTATTTAGAAGTAATAAAGAAATTTATGCTCAGATAGTTGACGATGTGGAAGGAAAAACTTTGGTTGCAGCTTCTTCTAGAGATAAAGACGTGTCATCAGCAGAAGGCAATAAAATCGACAAAGCTACTTTAGTCGGAAAAAGCCTTGCTGAAAGAGCGCTAAAAGCCGGAATAGAAACTATTTCTTTTGATAGAGGTGGTTATTTATATCACGGAAGAGTTAAATCATTGGCAGATGGTGCCCGTGAAGGCGGACTAAAATTCTAA